CATACTCTTTTTAAATTTTAGCTATTTAATTTTTCATCAATAGCTTTAGCTGCTTTCTTTCCTGCTTCCATAGCTAGTATAACTGTAGCTGCTCCAGTTACAGCATCTCCTCCAGCATACACATTTTCTCTTGAAGTTAAACCTGTATCTTCTTCTGCTACGATACATCTTCTCTTATTAATTTCAAGACCTTTTGTTGTAGATGGAATTAATGGGTTTGGTGATGTTCCAAGTGACATAATTACAGTGTCTACATCTAATACGAACTCTGAGTTTGGAATTTCAACTGGTCTTCTTCTTCCAGATTCATCTGGTTCACCTAATTCCATTCTTACACATTTCATACCCTTAACCCAACCATTTTCATCACCTAAAATTTCTATTGGATTAACTAGAAGGTCAAATGTTACACCTTCTTCTTTAGCATGATGAACTTCTTCTATTCTTGCTGGAAGTTCTGATTCAGATCTTCTGTATACTATGTGAGCTTCTTTAGCACCTAGTCTTAGTGCTGTTCTTACAGCATCCATAGCAACGTTTCCTCCGCCTACTACTGCAACTTTTTCTCCTACTCTAATTGGAGTTTCGTAACCTTCTTTGAAAGCCTTCATTAGATTAGTTCTTGTTAAGAATTCATTAGCTGAACATACTCCATTTAAGTTTTCACCTTGTATTCCCATGAACTTAGGAAGACCAGCTCCTGATCCTATGAATACAGCATCAAATTTCTCAACTTCAAATAACTCATCTATAGTAACTGTTCTACCAACAATTACGTTAGTCTCAATTTTTACACCTAATTTTTTAACATTTTCTATTTCATGTTTAACAACTGTATCTTTAGGTAATCTAAATTCTGGTATACCATATACTAGTACTCCACCTGGTTCATGTAATGCTTCAAAAATAGTCACATCATAACCATCTTTTGCAAGATCTCCTGCACAAGTTAATCCTGCAGGACCACTTCCTATTACAGCAACCTTTTTACCATTTTTAGCTTTAGTAGATGCTATATCCACATTATGCTCTCTTGTCCAGTCAGCTACAAACCTCTCTAACTTTCCTATAGCTACTGATTCTCCTTTTATACCTAAAACACATTTACTTTCACATTGTAATTCTTGTGGACAAACTCTTCCACATACTGCTGGCAATGCACTATATTCTGCTATAGTTTTTGCAGCCTCTTCAAATTCTCTATTTTTAACGTGTTGAATGAACTCTGGTATAGCTATGCTAACAGGGCACATTGTAACACATCTTGGATTTTTACAATTTAAACATCTAGAAGCTTCTTGTACTGCCTCTTCTTCTGTATATCCTAAACAAACTTCTTCAAAATTTCTAGCTCTAACTTTTGCATCTTGTTCAGCAATAGGAACTTTTTTCATTCTATCTAAATTCATTATTTAGCACCTCCTAAATTGCATCCTTTTTGAATTCCTTCATTTTGTTTAGTTTCCTCTGATTTATACATTGCAGCTCTTCTCATAGCTTCATTGAAGTCAACCTTATGTCCATCGAACTCTGGTCCATCTACACATGCAAATTTAGTTTCTCCATCTACAGTTACCCTACAAGCCCCACACATTCCTGTACCGTCAACCATAATAGGGTTTAAACTTACTACAGTATCTATTCCTAATTTTTCTGTAGTTAAACATACAAATTTCATCATTATCATTGGTCCAATTGCTACTACTAGGTCATATTTTTTACCTTGATTATTAACTAAATCTTCTATTAAATTTGTAACAAGGCCTTTAAATCCATATGAACCATCATCTGTAGCTATGTATACATCTTGTCCTACTGCTTTCATTTCTTCTTCTAATATTACTAATTCTTTAGTTTTTGCACCGATAATAACATCAGCATTTACCCCATGCTCATGTAACCATTTAACTTGAGGATAAACAGGAGCAGTTCCTAATCCACCTGCTACAAATAAAATTCTTTTCTTTTTAAGCTCTTCTATATCTTGCTCCACAAATTCTGATGCTTGTCCTAAAGGTCCTACAAAGTCGTGGAAATA
The nucleotide sequence above comes from Hathewaya histolytica. Encoded proteins:
- a CDS encoding sulfide/dihydroorotate dehydrogenase-like FAD/NAD-binding protein, which produces MYKIVEKRQLSPQIFLMNIEAPRVAKSALPGQFVIVKMTEQGERLPLTICDYDANKGTVTIVVQAIGCSTQKMMDYNEGDYFHDFVGPLGQASEFVEQDIEELKKKRILFVAGGLGTAPVYPQVKWLHEHGVNADVIIGAKTKELVILEEEMKAVGQDVYIATDDGSYGFKGLVTNLIEDLVNNQGKKYDLVVAIGPMIMMKFVCLTTEKLGIDTVVSLNPIMVDGTGMCGACRVTVDGETKFACVDGPEFDGHKVDFNEAMRRAAMYKSEETKQNEGIQKGCNLGGAK
- the gltA gene encoding NADPH-dependent glutamate synthase, which gives rise to MNLDRMKKVPIAEQDAKVRARNFEEVCLGYTEEEAVQEASRCLNCKNPRCVTMCPVSIAIPEFIQHVKNREFEEAAKTIAEYSALPAVCGRVCPQELQCESKCVLGIKGESVAIGKLERFVADWTREHNVDIASTKAKNGKKVAVIGSGPAGLTCAGDLAKDGYDVTIFEALHEPGGVLVYGIPEFRLPKDTVVKHEIENVKKLGVKIETNVIVGRTVTIDELFEVEKFDAVFIGSGAGLPKFMGIQGENLNGVCSANEFLTRTNLMKAFKEGYETPIRVGEKVAVVGGGNVAMDAVRTALRLGAKEAHIVYRRSESELPARIEEVHHAKEEGVTFDLLVNPIEILGDENGWVKGMKCVRMELGEPDESGRRRPVEIPNSEFVLDVDTVIMSLGTSPNPLIPSTTKGLEINKRRCIVAEEDTGLTSRENVYAGGDAVTGAATVILAMEAGKKAAKAIDEKLNS